The Desulfurobacterium sp. TC5-1 genome segment TTCAAAAACCCACCGCATTTCCAATGAGCATATTTGATAACGTAGCCTACGGCCTGAAGTTGAAAGGAATAAAAAATAAAACTGAACTTGCCGATAGGGTGGAAAAGGCGTTGAAGGACGCTGCTTTGTGGGAAGAGGTAAAGGATAGATTGAACCAACCTGCATCTGGACTTTCTGGTGGTCAGCAGCAGAGATTATGCATAGCAAGAGCAATAGCCGTTGAACCGGAAGTCCTCCTCTTTGACGAACCAACATCGGCACTTGACCCAATCTCCACGATGAAAATAGAAGAGCTTATTACCTCCTTAAGAGGAAAATTAACCATCCTAATTGTAACCCACAACATGCAGCAGGCTGCAAGGGTTTCTGATTACACGGCATTTATGTACATGGGAGAACTTATTGAATTCAATAGAACGGATCAGATATTCGTTAAACCACACGAAAAACTTACTGAAGACTACATCACAGGCCGTTTTGGATAATAAAAAGGGGCATTTCGCCCCTTTTAAGATTTTGATAAAACTTGCACTTTTAGAAAACAATAAATATATTTACCTCCGTGGTGCAGATTTTTTACGGAGGCTCCAATGAGAGCTGAAAAGTTTTTCTATTCACTCCACTTAATAACAGCCATTACCATCCCTATTTTTGTCCTTGTCCACCTTCTTGTTATGCACACACCATTTACCTTCGTATATGCTTTATATCCATCATGTCCGTACGCATTTTGTCTCTTTGTAACGGCCATGGTTTATCACGGCATGTACGGCATAAGAGGTTGGTTCGTTGAAAAGATGGGACATATAAAAGCAGCTGATATTGCATTCATCACTGCGGGCATCTTTTTATGCATTCTCCTTAACGGATCAATTTTAGGGTATTGGTAAACTATTTCATCCGCAAGCCCCCCTTACCCAAACCTTTCAGACGAACCAGAATTTTTTTGTCAACTTAAATTTAATGCCTACCTGAGGGGAAAGTTATAATTTAAGTGGAAGATAGAAAAAGCGGAGGAGACATTTAAATGGTAGGCAAAGGCGATTTCGTTCATCTTCACCTTCACTCTCAGTACTCGATTCTTGACGGTGCCATAAAGATAAAAGAGATGGTTAAAAAGGCCAAAGAACTTGGCATGCCCGCTGTTGCCGTTACAGATCATGGCAACATGTTCGCGTCCCTTGAACTTTACAATACATGTAAAGAAGAAGGCATAAAACCGATAATCGGACAGGAATTTTACATAGCAAAAGGCTCCCGATTTGACAGAAAAGAAGCGGGAGAGAAAGGAAGTTACCACCTTGTGCTTCTTGCCAAAAACGAAACCGGCTTAAAAAACCTCATGAAGTTAAGCTCCATTGCCTTTATAGAGGGATTTTATTACAAGCCCCGCATAGACAAAGAAGTTCTTGAAAAGTACAGCGAAGGACTTATAGCAATGTCTGCCTGCATCCAGGGAGAAATACCCCTCCTTTACCTCAAGGGACAGTACGAAGAAGCCGAAAAGGCGGCAAAGTGGTACAAAGACCTATTCGGTGAAGACTTCTACCTCGAGCTTCAAGACCACGGAATGAGAGAACAGAAAAAAGCCAACAGAGGCCTCATAGATATAGCGAAAAAGTTAGACATAGAACTCGTGGCGACAAACGATGCCCACTACCTTAACAAAGAGGACTGGGAAGCCCACGATATTCTTCTTTGTATTCAAACAGGAAAAAAACTCAACGACGAAAAAAGAATGCGCTTTCCGACAAAAGAGTTTTACTTTAAAAACGGCGAAGAAATGTTCAGACTGTTCAAAGAAGTTCCCGAAGCCATAACAAACACGCTCAAGATAGCGGAAAAGATAAACGTTGAAATAAAAAATGACGGCTATCATCTGCCAAAATACAAAGTTCCGGAAGGATACACTTACTCAAGTTACCTAAAAGAGCTTGCAGAAAAAGGTCTTGAAAGAAGATTCAAAGAACTCGGAATAAAAGACGGAGAAACCAAAAGACAGTATAGAGAAAGGCTCTACTACGAACTTAAAATCATAGATAACATGGGATTTCCGGGATACTTTCTTATTGTCTGGGATTTTATCAACTGGGCAAAGAAAAACGGCATACCTGTAGGACCGGGAAGAGGTTCGGCAGCAGGCTCACTTGTTGCCTATGCTATAGGCATAACGGACATAAACCCTTTAAGGTTTAACCTTCTGTTTGAAAGATTCCTCAACCCGGAAAGGGTAACAATGCCCGATATAGACGTCGACATCTGTCAGGACGGAAGAGACAGAGTTATCCAGTACGTAAGGGAAAAATATGGAAACGACAAAGTTTGCCAGATTATCACCTTTGGAACACTGAAACCAAAAGGCGTAATAAGAGACGTGGGAAGAGTTCTTGACATTCCTTACGGAGAAGTTGACAGAATAGCAAAACTTATTCCCGATGACGCCAAAACAATTGAAGACGCAATAGAGAAAGCACCAGAACTGAAAGAACTTATAGAGAGTAACGAACTTTATAAAAAGATGGCGAAAATCGCCTCAAAACTTCAGGGATTAACAAGGCAAACCGGCGTACACGCTGCCGGTGTCGTTATTACACCAGAAACACTGACAAACTTCATTCCTTTAGCAAGGAGTAAAGATGGAGACATAACCACCCAGTACGAAATGGGACAGGTTGAAAAGTTAGGTCTCCTTAAAATGGACTTTTTAGGACTAAAAACCCTTACCATCATTGATAAAACCATAAAACTTGTTGAAAAGACAAGAAACGAAAAGGTTGACCTGAAAACACTTCCCCTTGATGATGAAAAGACCTACAAACTGCTTCAGGAAGGAAACACCGTAGGCGTATTCCAGCTTGAATCACCGGGTATGAGAAACCTGATGAAACGACTAAAACCAGAATCTATAGAAGACATCGTCGCTCTCGTTGCCCTTTACCGTCCAGGACCTCTCAACTCAGGAATGGCTGAAAGTTATATAAAAAGAAAACACGGTCAGGAACCAGTCGATTACATCTTCCCGGAACTTGAACCTTACCTAAAAGAGACATACGGTCTCTTCATCTATCAGGAACAGATAATGCAGATAGCAAACGTTCTTGCCGGTTACTCACTTGGAGAAGCTGATCTCTTGCGCCGTGCAATGGGTAAAAAGAAGAAAGAGATAATGGAAGAGCAACGTTCCATATTTGTAAAACGTGCCGTTGAAAAAGGTTATCCAAAAGACAAAGTAGAAAAGCTGTTTGACGATATTGCAAAGTTTGCAGAATACGGATTTAACAAATCTCACTCCGCCGCTTACGGATATCTTGCCTACGTTACTGCATACCTAAAAGCCCATTACCCTCAGGAACTCATGGCAACAATGATGTCCATAGACTATGACAACGCCGATGAGATAGTTAAACTCATAAAAGATTGCAGGGAAAACAATATTGAAATACTGCCACCTGACGTAAACAAGAGCGGCGCCAAGTTTACAATTGAGAATGGTGCAATACGGTTTGGACTGGCAGGGATAAAAGGCGTTGGTGAAAAAGCTGCAGAAGCCATAGTAGAGGCAAGAGAAAGAGAAGGAGAGTTCACAGACCTTTACGACTTCTGCGAAAAAGTGGACATGAGACAGGTAAACCGAAAAGTTCTTGAAGCACTTATAAAAGCGGGGGCTTTTGATTCTACAGGATATAACAGAGCAACCCTCCTTGCAACACTTGAAAAGGCAATGGCAGCAGCTCAGAGCATTCAGAAAACTAAAAACAAAGGCCTAATGAGTCTGTTTGGAGACGAATCTTCAGTTATACAGAAAGAGTATGTTGAAACAGACGAGTGGCCTGAAAGGATAAAGTTAGAGTACGAAAGGGCAGCTATAGGATTCTACTTATCCGGGCATCCTCTATTAGAGTATCAAGCACTTGTTCCCTTGCGCCTTGATACATCTTCTCATAAGAGCGAGTGGAAAGACGGACAGGAGGTTACCATAGCTGGTGCCATAACCTCCGTTAAAACTAAAAGAACCCAAAGAGGAGAAATGTGGGCAAACATTGAAATAACAGACCTCGAAGGTGTTCTCAATGTCCTTGTATTCCCAAACGTTTTCAAAGAATCGGCAGAACTTCTAACAGAAGGTAACGTTGTCATAGTGAAAGGAACTGTAAGAGAAGAAGAGGGAAGCATATCCATAATAGCCAGAGAAATTGGACGCTTTGAAAAGAAACTTTCTGATGTTATAAACAGAATTGTCCTTAAAATTGATGATACAATCTTTTCCGAAGAATTTTTAGAACGGTTAAGAGAATTCTTAGAAACAAACAGTTCTCCTGATGGAAAACCGGTAGTAATTGAACTTGAAACAAACGGATACATAATACAGTTGCAAACACATCCAGACTTTGCAATACCGGTTGATGCGGCTATTTTAAGAAGCCTTAAAAAGATGATAGGTGAAGAGAGGATAAAAATCCTTTGAGAGGGACAAAATGGCAGTTTTGTTAGAATTTGAAAAGAAGGTAGAAAGACTGAGAAGAAAAATAGAAGAGTTGAAAGAAAAAGGGAAACACGACCCGCAGGTGATTAGAGAGATAGAAGAGAAATTTCAAAAAAAGATTGAAGAGTTTTACTCCAACCTTACGCCGTGGGACAAGGTGCTTCTGGCAAGGCATCCTGACCGTCCCCACGCTATTGATTTTATAAACAACGTTTTCGAAGAGTTTATTGAGCTTCACGGCGACAGACACTGCGGCGACGGAAAGGCAATCATTGCTGGATTTGCATACTTTAAAGGCATTCCTGTATGTGTCATAGCCCAGGAAAAGGGAAGAGATACAAAGGACAAAATAGCAAGAAACTTTGGAATGCCAACACCTGAAGACTACAGAAAAGCCCTCCGAGTCATGAAACTTGCAGAAAAGTTTGGAAAACCAATAATCACGTTAGTTGACACCCCCGGCGCATTTCCGGGAATTGAAGCAGAAGAACACGGGCAATCAGAAGCCATAGCAAGGAACCTTCTTGAAATGTCCAGGCTGAAAGTCCCCGTTGTAAGCGTTGTAATTGGTGAAGGCGGAAGTGGTGGTGCTCTGGCCATA includes the following:
- the dnaE gene encoding DNA polymerase III subunit alpha; this translates as MVGKGDFVHLHLHSQYSILDGAIKIKEMVKKAKELGMPAVAVTDHGNMFASLELYNTCKEEGIKPIIGQEFYIAKGSRFDRKEAGEKGSYHLVLLAKNETGLKNLMKLSSIAFIEGFYYKPRIDKEVLEKYSEGLIAMSACIQGEIPLLYLKGQYEEAEKAAKWYKDLFGEDFYLELQDHGMREQKKANRGLIDIAKKLDIELVATNDAHYLNKEDWEAHDILLCIQTGKKLNDEKRMRFPTKEFYFKNGEEMFRLFKEVPEAITNTLKIAEKINVEIKNDGYHLPKYKVPEGYTYSSYLKELAEKGLERRFKELGIKDGETKRQYRERLYYELKIIDNMGFPGYFLIVWDFINWAKKNGIPVGPGRGSAAGSLVAYAIGITDINPLRFNLLFERFLNPERVTMPDIDVDICQDGRDRVIQYVREKYGNDKVCQIITFGTLKPKGVIRDVGRVLDIPYGEVDRIAKLIPDDAKTIEDAIEKAPELKELIESNELYKKMAKIASKLQGLTRQTGVHAAGVVITPETLTNFIPLARSKDGDITTQYEMGQVEKLGLLKMDFLGLKTLTIIDKTIKLVEKTRNEKVDLKTLPLDDEKTYKLLQEGNTVGVFQLESPGMRNLMKRLKPESIEDIVALVALYRPGPLNSGMAESYIKRKHGQEPVDYIFPELEPYLKETYGLFIYQEQIMQIANVLAGYSLGEADLLRRAMGKKKKEIMEEQRSIFVKRAVEKGYPKDKVEKLFDDIAKFAEYGFNKSHSAAYGYLAYVTAYLKAHYPQELMATMMSIDYDNADEIVKLIKDCRENNIEILPPDVNKSGAKFTIENGAIRFGLAGIKGVGEKAAEAIVEAREREGEFTDLYDFCEKVDMRQVNRKVLEALIKAGAFDSTGYNRATLLATLEKAMAAAQSIQKTKNKGLMSLFGDESSVIQKEYVETDEWPERIKLEYERAAIGFYLSGHPLLEYQALVPLRLDTSSHKSEWKDGQEVTIAGAITSVKTKRTQRGEMWANIEITDLEGVLNVLVFPNVFKESAELLTEGNVVIVKGTVREEEGSISIIAREIGRFEKKLSDVINRIVLKIDDTIFSEEFLERLREFLETNSSPDGKPVVIELETNGYIIQLQTHPDFAIPVDAAILRSLKKMIGEERIKIL
- the pstB gene encoding phosphate ABC transporter ATP-binding protein PstB → MSYIAEITEPAKIEVKNLNFYYGDKHALKNISFKVPELKVTALIGPSGCGKTTLLRCFNRMHDLYPGNRYEGEIIFDGTNILDKNIDLIRLRSRIGMVFQKPTAFPMSIFDNVAYGLKLKGIKNKTELADRVEKALKDAALWEEVKDRLNQPASGLSGGQQQRLCIARAIAVEPEVLLFDEPTSALDPISTMKIEELITSLRGKLTILIVTHNMQQAARVSDYTAFMYMGELIEFNRTDQIFVKPHEKLTEDYITGRFG
- a CDS encoding acetyl-CoA carboxylase carboxyltransferase subunit alpha, with translation MAVLLEFEKKVERLRRKIEELKEKGKHDPQVIREIEEKFQKKIEEFYSNLTPWDKVLLARHPDRPHAIDFINNVFEEFIELHGDRHCGDGKAIIAGFAYFKGIPVCVIAQEKGRDTKDKIARNFGMPTPEDYRKALRVMKLAEKFGKPIITLVDTPGAFPGIEAEEHGQSEAIARNLLEMSRLKVPVVSVVIGEGGSGGALAISVANRLLMYENAVYSVISPEGCAAILWQSQDKVKEAAEALKLTSKYLKELGIIDDIIPEPLEGAHKDYKFTFQKFEEYVNKHLKELLKMSPEELKKDRYRKFRKIGSYQSQE